The following proteins come from a genomic window of Anopheles ziemanni chromosome 3, idAnoZiCoDA_A2_x.2, whole genome shotgun sequence:
- the LOC131290039 gene encoding AP-1 complex subunit beta-1 — protein MTDSKYFTTTKKGEIFELKSELNNDKKEKKKEAVKKVIASMTVGKDVSALFPDVVNCMQTDNLELKKLVYLYLMNYAKSQPDMAIMAVNTFVKDCEDTNPLIRALAVRTMGCIRVDKITEYLCEPLRKCLKDEDPYVRKTAAVCVAKLYDISSSMVEDQGFLDQLKDLLSDSNPMVVANAVAALSEINEASASGQPLVEMNSATINKLLTALNECTEWGQVFILDSLANYTPKDEREAQSICERITPRLAHANAAVVLSAIKVLMKLLEILAGDTDFCAMLTKKLAPPLVTLLSSEPEVQYVALRNINLIVQKRPDILKHEMKVFFVKYNDPIYVKLEKLDIMIRLANQSNIAQVLSELKEYATEVDVDFVRKAVRAIGRCAIKVEPSAERCVSTLLDLIQTKVNYVVQEAIVVIKDIFRKYPNKYESIISTLCENLDTLDEPEARASMVWIIGEYAERIDNADELLDSFLEGFQDENAQVQLQLLTAVVKLFLKRPADTQELVQHVLSLATQDSDNPDLRDRGFIYWRLLSTDPAAAKEVVLADKPLISEETDLLEPTLLDELICHISSLASVYHKPPTAFVEGRGAGVRKSLPNRSASSAGEESSASVPEATVIPNQESLIGDLLSMDIGAPAAPAVPAPANSNVDLLGGGLDILLGGGPANDTAATTAAAAPAGSSAAGGLLGDIFGIGPVSSTNLIQLPKITWLPADKGKGLEIQGTFSRRAGQVFMDMTFTNKAMQAMTGFAIQLNKNSFGLVPSAPLQVAPLQPSQSAETSLSLGTTGQVQRMEPLNNLQVAIKNNVDIFYFACLVHGNVLFVEDGQLDKRVFLTTWKEIPAANEVQYNLHGIMGTADTVAAKMTANNIFTIAKRNVEGQDMLYQSLKLTNNIWVLLELKLSPGSSDATLSLKSRSVEVGPIIFAAYEQIIRSP, from the exons ATGACGGATTCTAAATACTTTACCACCACTAAAAAAGGTGAAATTTTTGAGCTCAAATCCGAACTCAACAAtgacaaaaaggaaaagaagaaggaggCCGTTAAAAAG GTCATCGCTAGCATGACCGTTGGAAAGGACGTGTCGGCCTTGTTCCCCGATGTTGTGAACTGCATGCAGACCGACAACTTGGAACTGAAAAAACTGGTCTATCTTTACCTGATGAACTACGCCAAGTCACAACCCGATATGGCCATCATGGCCGTTAACACGTTCGTTAAG GACTGCGAAGATACGAATCCGTTGATCCGTGCGCTGGCCGTGCGCACTATGGGTTGCATCCGTGTGGACAAGATCACGGAGTATTTGTGTGAACCGCTGCGCAAATGCTTGAAAGACGAAGATCCGTACGTGCGCAAAACTGCGGCAGTATGCGTGGCCAAGTTGTACGACATTTCCAGCTCAATG GTTGAGGATCAAGGATTCCTGGATCAGCTAAAGGATCTGCTGTCCGATTCGAACCCCATGGTGGTAGCGAATGCTGTGGCCGCCTTGAGCGAAATCAACGAAGCCAGTGCAAGTGGCCAACCTCTGGTGGAGATGAATTCCGCCACAATCAACAAGCTGCTGACGGCACTGAACGAGTGTACCGAATGGGGTCAGGTGTTCATCCTCGATTCGCTGGCCAACTACACGCCAAAGGACGAACGCGAGGCGCAGTCCATTTGCGAGCGTATTACGCCACGATTGGCCCACGCCAACGCTGCCGTGGTGCTAAGTGCGATCAAGGTGCTGATGAAGCTGCTCGAAATTCTGGCTGGCGATACTGACTTTTGTGCCATGCTGACGAAGAAACTCGCTCCGCCACTGGTGACGCTGCTCAGCTCGGAGCCGGAGGTGCAGTATGTGGCGCTGAGAAACATCAATCTGATCGTACAGAAGCGTCCCGATATTCTGAAGCATGAGATGAAGGTTTTCTTCGTGAAATATAATGACCCGATCTACGTGAAGCTAGAGAAGCTGGACATCATGATCCGTTTGGCGAACCAGAGCAACATCGCGCAGGTGTTGAGTGAACTGAAGGAGTATGCCACGGAGGTGGACGTGGACTTTGTGCGCAAGGCAGTGCGTGCTATTGGACGCTGCGCGATCAAGGTGGAACCGTCTGCTGAGCGGTGCGTATCTACTTTGCTCGATCTCATTCAGACGAAGGTGAACTACGTCGTGCAGGAGGCAATTGTGGTGATTAAGGATATCTTCCGCAAGTACCCGAACAAGTACGAGAGCATCATTAGCACGCTATGTGAGAATTTGGATACACTGGACGAACCGGAAGCGCGCGCTTCGATGGTGTGGATCATCGGCGAATACGCGGAACGTATTGATAACGCTGACGAACTGCTGGACAGCTTCTTGGAAGGTTTCCAGGACGAGAACGCTCAAGTGCAGCTGCAGCTGCTAACGGCGGTAGTGAAGCTGTTCCTCAAGCGGCCGGCCGATACGCAGGAACTCGTACAACATGTTCTTTCGCTGGCAACTCAGGACTCGGATAATCCCGATCTGCGCGATCGTGGTTTCATCTACTGGCGTTTGCTGTCGACCGATCCGGCGGCAGCAAAGGAGGTGGTGCTGGCCGACAAGCCGCTCATCTCGGAAGAAACCGATCTTCTTGAGCCGACGCTGCTGGACGAATTGATCTGTCACATTAGTTCGCTTGCGAGCGTTTACCACAAGCCTCCAACCGCATTTGTTGAGGGACGCGGTGCGGGTGTCCGCAAGTCACTGCCGAACCGTTCGGCATCTTCGGCCGGGGAAGAGTCGTCCGCTTCCGTCCCAGAAGCCACCGTCATTCCGAACCAGGAATCTCTCATCGGTGATCTGCTCTCGATGGATATCGGTGCGCCAGCGGCACCAGCTGTACCAGCGCCGGCCAACAGCAACGTAGATCTGCTCGGTGGAGGATTGGACATTCTGCTCGGTGGTGGTCCGGCAAATGACACCGCCGCGACGACGGCAGCTGCAGCCCCTGCTGGCTCATCCGCTGCCGGTGGACTGCTGGGAGATATCTTTGGCATTGGGCCGGTGAGCAGTACGAATCTGATTCAGCTCCCGAAGATCACGTGGTTGCCGGCCGACAAAGGAAAGGGTCTGGAAATTCAAGGAACATTCTCTCGACGCGCCGGACAGGTGTTTATGGACATGACGTTCACGAATAAGGCGATGCAGGCGATGACTGGCTTCGCCATTCAGCTGAACAAAAACAGTTTCGGGCTGGTCCCCAGTGCTCCGCTTCAGGTTGCCCCCCTTCAGCCTTCCCAGTCGGCCGAAACATCTCTATCGCTCGGCACAACCGGTCAGGTTCAACGGATGGAACCCCTAAATAATCTCCAGGTGGCCATCAAGAACAACGTAGACATTTTCTACTTTGCCTGCCTTGTGCACGGTAATGTTCTCTTCGTAGAAGACGGTCAGCTCGATAAGCGCGTTTTTCTGACCACCTGGAAGGAGATCCCCGCCGCAAATGAGGTGCAATACAACCTGCACGGTATCATGGGTACCGCCGATACGGTGGCTGCAAAGATGACGGCAAACAACATCTTCACGATCGCGAAACGTAATGTCGAGGGACAGGACATGCTCTACCAGTCGCTCAAGTTGACCAACAACATCTGGGTGCTGCTCGAGCTTAAACTGTCTCCGGGAAGCTCGGACGCGACACTCAGTTTGAAATCGCGTTCGGTCGAGGTCGGACCGATTATTTTCGCCGCCTACGAACAAATCATTCGTTCTCCTTAA
- the LOC131287716 gene encoding uncharacterized protein LOC131287716 — MAGPVDTRKRSREEEQNEFMPLSKRINNLHLNTSQHSIGGVLQEQLGPTVAPHGQYAVGQQQHEYVSHQNHNLFGGGSDGHSNHLGVTAGSSSSSSNGSLSIPANSASNSPASTHTTISINGEILGDYCPVLTAEENPHYFTKNKVLYELYVERMRRLQ; from the exons ATGGCCGGTCCTGTGGACACAAG GAAACGTTCGCGCGAGGAGGAACAAAACGAGTTTATGCCCTTATCGAAAAGAATAAACAATTTGCATCTTAATACCAGTCAACACAGTATTGGGGGTGTGTTGCAGGAACAACTTGGCCCGACCGTGGCGCCCCACGGACAGTATGCTGTAGGGCAACAGCAGCATGAATATGTTAGTCATCAGAATCATAATTTGTTCGGCGGGGGATCTGATGGCCACAGCAACCACCTAGGAGTCACGGCTGGTagctcctccagcagcagcaatggtTCACTGTCCATCCCGGCCAACAGCGCAAGCAACAGTCCTGCCTCGACCCACACCACTATTTCGATCAACGGGGAAATCCTAGGTGATTATTGTCCAGTTTTAACGGCGGAAGAAAATCCACACTACTTCACTAAGAATAAAGTCCTCTACGAGTTGTATGTCGAGCGGATGAGGAGACTGCAGTGA
- the LOC131289152 gene encoding zinc finger HIT domain-containing protein 2 — MAEGDCRICVKKPAKYSCPRCNVLYCSVECYKSQQHLECSEGFFRENVVQELALRRNEDEGKESSKAMVDILRRVELVDTLDEEEDEALSDGSDEEIPDSDDEDQDVELADRLNGVDLDDPSSVWERLTGAEKEEFQSLVENGDIIKVLPDLNCWWTQEHKVDLIQPVEGPSSQEKQLLSACPRVWDKIPNFADLFNKEPSSAVRFNIANVLAAYSFVYRYFYGDIHENALEAADCLISIALNLKKNAVFDSEAMAVESVTSECMVVKLPTDNTTTSVLRDHVRTFLAGPKGSGKKFRKLFLLAALSDVRNLIGRANRELKELTEQKAVNIDVTDIKNIDTTLIRSCIRKTEFYLAYAKSDYF; from the exons ATGGCCGAGGGCGATTGTAGAAT TTGCGTTAAAAAGCCTGCCAAATATAGTTGCCCGCGGTGCAATGTACTATACTGTTCCGTAGAGTGTTACAAATCACAGCAGCACCTGGAGTGTTCGGAGGGCTTTTTTCGGGAAAATGTGGTACAAGAACTGGCGTTACGGCGAAACGAAGATGAAGGGAAAGAATCATCCAAAGCTATGGTTGATATACTGCGACGAGTAGAGCTCGTGGATACActtgatgaagaagaagatgaggCACTTTCCGATGGTTCCGACGAGGAAATCCCGGATTcggatgacgaagatcaagatgttGAACTAGCCGATCGGCTAAATGGAGTTGACCTGGATGACCCCAGCAGTGTATGGGAACGACTTACTGGTGCAGAGAAGGAGGAATTTCAAAGCCTTGTAGAAAATGGAGATATTATTAAAGTTCTTCCCGACCTAAATTGCTGGTGGACGCAGGAGCATAAAGTAGATTTAATTCAACCAGTAGAAGGACCGTCGTCACAAGAGAAGCAGCTGCTTTCCGCCTGTCCTAGAGTGTGGGATAAAATACCCAATTTCGCAGATTTGTTTAACAAGGAACCGTCTTCAGCGGTGCGTTTCAATATTGCCAATGTTCTGGCCGCATACTCTTTTGTTTATCGATACTTTTACGGAGACATACATGAAAATGCCTTAGAAGCAGCTGATTGTCTTATAAGTATAGCTTTAAATCTGAAGAAAAATGCTGTTTTCGACTCTGAAGCAATGGCCGTGGAATCCGTCACGAGTGAATGTATGGTGGTAAAATTACCTACGGACAATACGACGACATCCGTTTTGAGGGACCATGTTCGAACTTTTCTGGCTGGACCGAAGGGTTCTGGGAAAAAGTTTCGAAAGCTATTCCTTTTGGCTGCGCTATCCGATGTACGAAATCTAATCGGTCGTGCAAACCGAGAGCTTAAGGAATTAACTGAGCAAAAAGCAGTCAATATAGACGTAACGGATATTAAAAATATCGACACCACGCTGATTCGAAGTTGTATAAGAAAAACCGAATTCTATCTCGCATACGCTAAGTCAGATTATTTCTAA
- the LOC131289899 gene encoding zinc finger and BTB domain-containing protein 17-like, producing the protein MDDNENYIECTKMNFSQFNSFAGPLAANQFASAKFPQNLSTAAANGQVVGLVSGSEGAMQFLRPMDGTAVSTASAVFQQHPASHGQIVTTAGMPQGAIASPAYITLPITMPGAKPGDAQQTVQIQVLNPNPLPSQMTPGGGTGGGPGQGSGALQTTKFQMGQMQIPIQGFQQGTTVLTVAYSPQDEEVLHNQGLPEGMTIVAALQPQDLQLLASQNPGTTTILQQHQQAQANLSGNERKVDSENPPPLRQIKQEVPALWNHQSAVLPSSMAAGELTELLQQHHQNLNLQPYLKFNHNQNTSNASAIMNGVHHPHLVLPSGIAIGPGIIKQEIITDDHSNENTQFGAADSSGQMENGGDGDSPGGGGREDGENGGNHATGNNNGGGTEANVNGGVGGKARKKRKYKTKPPKPKRQKPGQVHITTAIDGTVLFCCPECHMAYPEKECLEQHLVVHKIERRFICDICGAGLKRKEHLERHKLGHNPERPFICNVCKKGFKRKEHLNLHFVIHSGVKTEICNDCGKGFYRKDHLRKHIKSHLTKRLKEEKASNRTSNNNNNSNSSNRNASNGTTDTTVNGTSSSTGGSITATSLPAGIPPGLTITASSASLQAGGVDSASAGVHQTMQNLLQSAISLPQGVTIHVPTADNQTLPVQISLSPMVTQQPTEPDGSTRTVLVSTSPENHQHLQNHPSQQASSQQQSSNNNPGSSPSAGL; encoded by the exons ATGGACGACAATGAGAATTACATAGAG TGTACAAAAATGAACTTTTCCCAGTTCAACTCGTTCGCTGGGCCGCTAGCCGCAAATCAGTTCGCGTCAGCCAAGTTTCCACAGAATCTGTCAACGGCAGCAGCTAATGGGCAG GTCGTCGGATTGGTATCCGGAAGTGAGGGAGCTATGCAGTTTCTGCGACCAATGGATGGTACCGCCGTCAGTACAGCTTCGGCCGTCTTTCAGCAGCATCCGGCGTCACACGGTCAGATCGTAACGACTGCAGGGATGCCACAGGGAGCCATCGCTTCTCCGGCATACATCACTCTTCCTATCACGATGCCGGGTGCGAAACCGGGAGATGCGCAGCAGACTGTCCAGATCCAGGTGCTCAACCCTAACCCACTGCCATCGCAAATGACACCAGGCGGTGGCACTGGTGGTGGTCCAGGACAGGGATCAGGAGCACTGCAGACGACCAAATTTCAAATGGGACAGATGCAGATACCAATCCAAGGCTTTCAGCAAGGAACGACGGTGCTGACGGTGGCCTACAGCCCCCAGGACGAAGAGGTTCTGCACAACCAAGGACTTCCGGAAGGAATGACGATCGTGGCCGCACTGCAACCACAGGATCTGCAGCTGCTCGCATCGCAAAACCCGGGCACTACGACCATCcttcagcagcaccagcaagcGCAGGCCAATCTATCGGGGAACGAGAGAAAAGTGGACAGTGAGAACCCGCCACCACTGCGGCAGATTAAGCAAGAAGTGCCAGCCCTATGGAACCACCAGTCTGCGGTCCTACCTTCGTCCATGGCGGCCGGAGAGCTAACGGAACTTTTacagcagcaccatcaa AACCTCAACCTGCAGCCATACTTAAAGTTTAACCACAATCAGAACACCTCGAACGCCTCGGCTATTATGAACGGTGTGCACCATCCGCATCTGGTGCTGCCTTCCGGAATAGCGATCGGGCCCGGAATCATCAAACAGGAGATCATCACAGACGATCACTCGAACGAAAACACCCAGTTTGGGGCCGCGGATAGTTCGGGACAGATGGAAAACGGTGGTGACGGCGATTCTCCCGGTGGAGGCGGTAGAGAAGATGGAGAGAACGGAGGCAACCATGCAACAGGGAACAACAATGGTGGCGGAACGGAAGCAAACGTAAATGGCGGAGTCGGCGGGAAGGCGCGAAAGAAACGCAAGTACAAAACGAAaccaccgaaaccgaagcgGCAGAAGCCGGGACAGGTGCACATCACGACCGCCATCGACGGGACGGTGCTATTCTGCTGTCCAGAGTGTCACATGGCCTACCCGGAGAAGGAGTGTCTCGAGCAGCACCTGGTGGTGCACAAGATCGAGCGGCGGTTCATTTGTGATATCTGTGGTGCGGGTCTGAAGCGGAAAGAACATCTCGAGCGCCACAAGCTCGGCCACAATCCGGAGCGGCCGTTCATCTGCAACGTCTGCAAGAAGGGTTTCAAGCGAAAGGAACATCTTAACCTACATTTCGTAATACACAGCGGAGTTAAAACGGAG ATTTGCAACGACTGTGGGAAAGGTTTCTACCGAAAGGATCACCTACGGAAGCACATTAAATCGCACCTCACAAAGCGGCTGAAGGAGGAGAAAGCATCAAATCGCACAagtaacaacaataacaacagtaACAGCAGTAACAGAAACGCCAGCAATGGCACCACGGACACGACGGTTAACGGCACCAGTAGCAGTACGGGCGGGTCGATAACGGCCACATCCCTGCCGGCGGGGATCCCACCCGGATTGACAATCACGGCGTCCAGCGCGAGTCTGCAGGCCGGCGGAGTTGATAGTGCTTCGGCGGGGGTGCATCAAACGATGCAAAACCTTCTACAGAGTGCAATCAGCTTACCACAGGGTGTGACGATACAT GTACCTACGGCAGACAACCAGACGCTCCCGGTGCAAATCTCCTTGTCCCCCATGGTGACGCAGCAACCCACTGAACCTGATGGTAGTACAAGGACGGTCCTGGTATCCACTTCACCAGAAAATCATCAACACCTGCAAAATCATCCATCACAGCAAGCGTCATCACAGCAACAGTCATCCAACAACAACCCCGGAAGCTCACCATCGGCAGGGTTATAA